From the genome of Elusimicrobiota bacterium, one region includes:
- a CDS encoding rubredoxin, translated as MDKYRCTVCGYLYDPAKGDPEGNIPPGTAFEDLPDGWQCPRCHASKELFEQEGE; from the coding sequence ATGGATAAATACCGCTGTACCGTTTGCGGGTATCTCTACGATCCTGCCAAAGGAGATCCCGAGGGGAATATCCCGCCGGGAACGGCTTTCGAAGACCTTCCGGACGGCTGGCAATGTCCGCGATGCCACGCTTCCAAAGAATTGTTTGAACAGGAGGGGGAGTAA
- a CDS encoding tetratricopeptide repeat protein: MASRRPLVLDLSIVAVGMALIVLTFRSYEIPSAIKRNHKTSRLSASEANRRIEACKSRLQKNPDDFDVWTQMAIACYGKGPDSYVEALNALEKARSLGATSEELFYYAGLMYDALGLPAYAVNELTKYLRHHPQDYEAQAHLANAYFKEKRYDEALDLYKQSIRHRPKDMTAWFNYAVINKEKGNLDDAQAALEKAKTLAGVLPEGGLFQEGEIARLKGSDVNAMALYKQELASHAEFLPALEALEAAQRRANLWKEVKETRQRIAEVKKAKTPPSVPN, from the coding sequence ATGGCGTCACGCCGTCCTCTTGTTCTGGACCTTTCGATCGTCGCGGTGGGGATGGCCCTGATCGTGTTGACTTTCCGTAGTTACGAAATCCCCAGCGCCATTAAACGAAACCACAAAACGTCCCGACTCTCAGCCTCTGAAGCCAACCGCCGCATCGAAGCCTGTAAATCCCGCCTGCAGAAAAATCCGGACGATTTTGACGTTTGGACACAAATGGCCATCGCCTGCTACGGGAAAGGTCCTGACTCTTATGTGGAAGCGCTGAATGCGCTGGAGAAAGCGCGTTCGCTGGGCGCGACGAGCGAAGAACTGTTTTATTATGCCGGTCTCATGTATGACGCGCTGGGGCTTCCCGCGTACGCCGTCAATGAGCTCACCAAATACCTGCGTCACCACCCGCAGGACTATGAAGCGCAGGCGCATCTGGCCAACGCGTACTTCAAAGAAAAACGATACGATGAAGCCTTGGATCTTTATAAGCAATCCATCCGCCACCGGCCGAAGGATATGACCGCCTGGTTCAATTACGCGGTGATCAATAAAGAAAAGGGGAATCTGGATGACGCGCAGGCCGCTCTGGAAAAGGCCAAAACCCTGGCCGGCGTGCTGCCGGAGGGGGGACTTTTCCAGGAAGGGGAAATCGCGCGGCTCAAAGGCTCTGATGTGAATGCCATGGCTCTCTACAAACAGGAGCTGGCCAGTCATGCGGAGTTTCTGCCTGCTTTAGAGGCTCTGGAAGCGGCGCAGCGGCGCGCCAACTTATGGAAAGAAGTTAAAGAAACACGGCAGCGGATCGCTGAAGTCAAAAAAGCGAAAACTCCCCCTTCTGTGCCGAATTAA
- a CDS encoding cupin domain-containing protein — translation MEELTVEELAQKAAKLVDWADYQKGSIVSRKIIQKETGSATFFAFDQGQELSTHRAPYDALVYLVDGEAEIQIDEQLHHVSAGQILMLPANRPHAVKAARRFKMLLVMI, via the coding sequence ATGGAAGAATTGACGGTTGAAGAACTGGCGCAAAAAGCGGCCAAGCTTGTGGATTGGGCCGATTACCAAAAAGGATCGATCGTCAGCCGGAAGATTATTCAGAAGGAAACGGGATCTGCGACATTCTTTGCCTTTGACCAGGGCCAGGAGCTGAGCACCCATCGCGCTCCTTATGACGCCCTCGTATACCTTGTAGACGGTGAGGCGGAAATACAGATTGACGAACAGCTCCACCATGTTTCGGCAGGGCAGATCCTGATGCTTCCCGCAAACCGGCCTCATGCGGTGAAAGCGGCCCGGCGCTTTAAGATGCTGCTGGTAATGATATAG
- a CDS encoding hemerythrin domain-containing protein — protein MMPVGPLMVEHRLIERMIALLGKESARIRSTGLVDVEFVLSAVDFIRTYADQCHHGKEENILFRDLGKKTLSSEHERVLIELIAEHVKGRQVVRDLVAAQERYLKNDKTAVDEVARLMDVLVQFYPKHIEKEDKHFFIPCMAYFTKPEQEAMLAECYDFDRRLIHEKYDQVVRHLEGSR, from the coding sequence ATGATGCCCGTTGGTCCTTTGATGGTCGAACACCGGCTGATCGAGCGGATGATCGCTCTGCTGGGAAAGGAATCCGCGCGGATCCGGTCCACGGGCCTGGTCGATGTGGAGTTTGTTCTTTCCGCGGTTGATTTCATCCGGACCTATGCGGACCAGTGCCATCACGGGAAAGAGGAGAATATCCTTTTCCGGGATCTGGGAAAGAAAACGTTGTCGTCGGAGCATGAGCGGGTCTTGATCGAGCTGATAGCGGAACACGTCAAAGGCCGCCAGGTTGTCCGGGATCTCGTGGCGGCGCAGGAACGGTATCTCAAGAACGACAAGACCGCTGTCGATGAAGTCGCCCGGCTCATGGACGTTCTCGTCCAGTTTTATCCGAAACATATCGAAAAAGAGGACAAGCATTTCTTTATCCCCTGCATGGCGTATTTCACGAAACCCGAGCAGGAGGCGATGCTGGCGGAGTGCTACGACTTCGACCGCCGGCTCATTCACGAGAAATACGACCAGGTTGTCCGGCATCTGGAAGGGAGCAGGTGA
- a CDS encoding DUF3185 family protein, which produces MTKALGLALLVAGIILIVTGFNASQSFSSDVSRFFTGSATNKAMWMLVSGAAAAIAGAVLLNRRNL; this is translated from the coding sequence ATGACTAAAGCACTCGGATTGGCCCTGCTGGTCGCGGGTATCATCCTGATCGTTACCGGCTTCAACGCGTCGCAGTCCTTCAGCTCGGATGTCTCGAGGTTCTTCACCGGCTCCGCCACGAACAAGGCGATGTGGATGCTGGTCAGCGGCGCGGCCGCCGCCATCGCCGGAGCCGTCCTCCTGAACCGCCGCAACCTCTAG
- the aroA gene encoding 3-phosphoshikimate 1-carboxyvinyltransferase, with protein MESKTIAPAKTVAGTVEVPGDKSISHRAVILGALSNRVCAVDNFLLADDCLRTVEAFRQMGIVIESSGTHLSIRGQGLDGLKRPAGPIQCGNSGTTTRLLMGVLTGQPFDVQLIGDASLSRRPMDRVIEPLSQMGANFLDIKDKPAYLPLRMQGSRNVRSIHWKSPVASAQVKSAILLAGLYASGSTTVEEPSLSRDHTERMLQASGVTLERKGASVSVLGTATVRADAFQVPGDLSSAAFLLAAGLLRGPRVVVRGVGVNPTRTGFLDVIKAMGGSCRFVSATESGGEPLADIDVQKSSLKGLSIGGEMIPRAIDEIPILTVLATQAQGRTVISDAKELRVKESDRLAALREELSKMGAQITEKPDGLVIDGPTPLTGAVVKSHGDHRLAMSLAVAGLVAGGTTTIEDVACVATSFPSFWSLLEQLRGNA; from the coding sequence ATGGAATCTAAAACCATCGCACCGGCAAAAACAGTTGCCGGGACGGTCGAGGTCCCCGGAGATAAATCCATCTCGCATCGCGCGGTCATTCTGGGCGCCCTGTCCAATCGCGTCTGCGCCGTTGATAATTTTCTTCTGGCGGACGATTGCCTCCGCACCGTGGAAGCCTTCCGGCAGATGGGGATCGTCATCGAATCCTCCGGCACGCATCTCTCCATTCGCGGGCAGGGGCTGGATGGGCTGAAACGTCCGGCCGGTCCTATCCAGTGCGGCAACTCCGGGACGACCACCCGGCTGCTGATGGGAGTCCTGACCGGCCAGCCGTTTGACGTGCAACTCATCGGAGACGCCTCACTTTCGCGCCGGCCCATGGATCGTGTCATTGAGCCGCTCAGCCAGATGGGGGCTAACTTTCTCGATATCAAAGACAAGCCTGCTTATCTACCGTTGCGGATGCAGGGGAGCCGGAACGTTCGAAGCATCCACTGGAAGAGTCCAGTGGCGAGCGCCCAGGTGAAATCCGCGATTCTGCTAGCGGGTTTGTACGCGTCGGGTTCTACAACGGTGGAGGAGCCGTCGCTCTCCCGCGATCATACCGAACGGATGCTTCAGGCCAGCGGCGTCACGCTGGAACGAAAGGGAGCCAGTGTGAGTGTGTTGGGGACCGCCACGGTGCGCGCGGACGCTTTTCAGGTTCCGGGAGATCTGTCGAGCGCGGCGTTTCTTCTGGCCGCCGGGTTGTTGCGTGGTCCTCGTGTTGTTGTGCGCGGGGTGGGTGTTAACCCGACGCGCACGGGATTTCTGGACGTGATCAAGGCCATGGGCGGAAGCTGCCGGTTCGTTTCAGCCACGGAGTCGGGCGGCGAACCGCTGGCGGATATCGACGTTCAGAAGTCTTCCCTGAAAGGACTTTCCATCGGCGGCGAGATGATCCCGCGCGCTATCGATGAGATCCCCATTCTGACGGTGCTGGCCACCCAGGCGCAGGGGCGGACGGTGATCAGCGATGCGAAGGAGCTGCGGGTCAAAGAATCGGACCGCCTGGCCGCCTTGCGCGAAGAGCTTTCGAAAATGGGCGCCCAGATCACCGAGAAACCGGATGGGCTGGTGATCGACGGGCCAACGCCTCTGACCGGCGCGGTGGTCAAGAGCCACGGCGACCATCGCCTGGCGATGTCCCTGGCCGTCGCCGGATTAGTCGCCGGCGGGACAACCACCATCGAAGATGTCGCCTGCGTAGCGACCTCGTTTCCGTCCTTCTGGTCTTTGCTGGAGCAGCTCCGGGGGAACGCATGA
- a CDS encoding GlsB/YeaQ/YmgE family stress response membrane protein, whose amino-acid sequence MGLSFVWFLLIGLLAGYIAGRLTKGSGFGIIGDMVIGILGSFIGGFLFSLLGIAAYSLLGQLIMAVIGAFVFLKLIGYIRHKKV is encoded by the coding sequence ATGGGATTATCCTTCGTTTGGTTTTTACTGATCGGCCTGTTGGCGGGGTACATAGCGGGGCGCCTGACCAAGGGCAGCGGGTTTGGGATCATCGGGGATATGGTCATCGGCATACTCGGATCGTTTATCGGTGGATTTCTTTTTAGCCTGCTCGGTATTGCGGCCTACAGCCTGCTCGGTCAATTGATTATGGCCGTGATCGGGGCCTTCGTTTTCCTGAAATTGATCGGATACATCCGGCACAAAAAAGTTTAA
- a CDS encoding 30S ribosomal protein S1 yields MAEEKLLIDDMSMSDLLAGIPERVSNGTVVQARVLGKSAEGVLVDIGLKMEGLIPSGEFPDFEKTLPFEIGATIPVLVRQLDGRDAHHKVSWRAARESTAWDKLTKAFQAQEPLDGVIVRKVKGGYIADIGVDAFLPGSQVDIRPTKDADSWIKRNVTILITEMDRNKSNVVVSRRKLLERERQRLREITLAQLAEGQVCEGVVASVTNFGAFVDIGGIEGLLHVSDMTWNRAERVDKLVKVGQTMKVKILKYEPATQRISLGLKQLQPHPWEGIAKRYAVGSFVKGKVTTVTSFGVFVELEPGVEGLLHVSELSWKDRAAKPQDLLKIGQDVEAKVLLVDSSKEKISLSLKRVGPSPWDMAKTHYPAGTHVKGPVTHLTPFGAFVMLPEGIEGLIHISDISWTQRVQHPSELLTVGQDVEVVVMDVKADAEKIILSLKHLQPDPLASFRVGQVVTGPVTRLTDAGVVLELAPGVEGFVRQMELPENLEGQLQIPPVGQEVTGKISRIDNRDRRIDIAVRRYDREQERQMIKRYASQNQQPLTLGDVLVDAGNTEEVSE; encoded by the coding sequence ATGGCTGAAGAGAAACTTCTCATCGATGATATGTCCATGAGCGACTTGCTGGCGGGGATTCCTGAGCGCGTATCGAACGGGACCGTTGTGCAGGCGCGCGTTCTCGGGAAGTCCGCGGAGGGCGTGCTGGTGGATATCGGTCTCAAGATGGAAGGTCTCATCCCTAGCGGTGAATTCCCTGATTTTGAAAAAACCCTGCCCTTTGAGATCGGTGCGACGATCCCCGTTCTGGTGCGGCAGTTGGATGGTCGCGATGCCCATCACAAAGTTTCCTGGCGTGCGGCGAGGGAGTCCACCGCCTGGGACAAACTGACGAAGGCTTTTCAGGCACAAGAACCGCTGGACGGAGTGATTGTCCGGAAGGTTAAAGGCGGTTATATCGCCGATATCGGTGTGGACGCCTTTTTGCCGGGCTCACAGGTGGATATTCGCCCCACCAAGGATGCCGACAGCTGGATCAAGCGGAACGTTACCATTCTTATCACCGAAATGGACCGGAATAAATCCAATGTGGTTGTCTCCCGGCGCAAGCTTCTGGAGCGGGAACGGCAGCGCCTGCGGGAAATCACTTTGGCGCAACTTGCGGAAGGCCAGGTGTGCGAGGGCGTTGTGGCCAGCGTGACGAATTTCGGGGCCTTTGTCGACATCGGCGGCATTGAAGGGCTGCTTCACGTTTCAGATATGACATGGAACCGCGCCGAGCGTGTGGACAAATTGGTCAAGGTCGGACAGACGATGAAGGTTAAAATTTTGAAGTATGAGCCGGCCACGCAACGGATTTCGTTGGGGCTGAAGCAGTTACAGCCGCATCCCTGGGAAGGAATTGCCAAACGCTATGCGGTCGGATCCTTCGTGAAAGGGAAAGTCACGACCGTGACGTCCTTCGGTGTTTTTGTTGAACTCGAGCCAGGGGTCGAGGGGCTGCTGCATGTCAGCGAGCTTTCCTGGAAGGACCGTGCGGCCAAACCCCAGGACCTTCTGAAGATCGGCCAGGACGTGGAAGCGAAAGTGCTTCTGGTGGATTCGTCCAAAGAAAAGATTTCGCTCTCCCTGAAGCGCGTGGGTCCAAGCCCGTGGGATATGGCGAAGACCCATTATCCGGCAGGGACTCATGTGAAAGGCCCCGTGACGCACCTGACGCCGTTCGGCGCCTTTGTCATGCTTCCGGAGGGGATTGAAGGCCTGATTCATATTTCGGATATTTCCTGGACCCAGCGCGTCCAACACCCGTCGGAGCTGCTCACCGTCGGCCAGGACGTGGAAGTCGTGGTCATGGATGTGAAAGCGGACGCGGAGAAGATTATTCTGTCCCTGAAGCATCTGCAGCCGGATCCCCTGGCGAGTTTTCGCGTGGGTCAGGTCGTGACTGGGCCTGTCACGCGCCTGACGGATGCGGGAGTGGTTCTGGAATTGGCTCCCGGGGTGGAAGGATTTGTCCGCCAGATGGAGCTGCCCGAGAATCTCGAAGGCCAGCTTCAAATCCCGCCGGTCGGCCAGGAAGTGACCGGGAAGATCAGCCGGATCGATAACCGGGACCGCCGCATCGATATCGCCGTCCGGCGCTATGACCGGGAACAGGAACGGCAAATGATTAAACGGTATGCCAGTCAGAATCAGCAACCGTTAACGCTGGGGGATGTTCTGGTGGACGCCGGAAACACCGAGGAGGTCAGCGAGTAG
- a CDS encoding lysophospholipid acyltransferase family protein: MSAHPHRPGQANPLFNPFLYFLGKQFTGRSFDLIWRRRVFGLENIPPAGTPVIFAANHRSLADPNLVGSAVPYPIHFFTKDELFQIPLLGWYIRRVNAFPVKREEHDVGAFRRAVHILEHGEALLLFPEGGRRLNPARQWKAKAGVGTLACMTGAQIVPVGVLHSERFTRLSGITVRFGKPIFPPEKEGNRAMYQELSNRVMQRIKELCDEPE, from the coding sequence ATGAGCGCGCACCCCCACCGTCCCGGCCAGGCGAACCCGCTCTTCAATCCGTTCTTGTACTTTCTTGGGAAACAATTTACCGGCCGGTCTTTTGATCTCATCTGGCGGCGGCGCGTGTTCGGGCTGGAAAATATCCCGCCGGCCGGCACGCCGGTCATCTTTGCCGCCAACCACCGTTCCCTGGCGGATCCTAATCTCGTCGGCAGCGCGGTCCCCTATCCGATCCATTTCTTTACCAAGGATGAGCTCTTTCAGATCCCGCTTCTGGGGTGGTATATCCGCAGGGTGAACGCGTTTCCCGTGAAGCGAGAGGAGCATGATGTGGGCGCGTTCCGGCGGGCGGTCCACATTCTGGAGCATGGAGAAGCCCTGCTGCTTTTTCCGGAGGGCGGACGGCGGCTCAATCCCGCCCGCCAATGGAAAGCCAAGGCTGGTGTGGGCACGCTCGCCTGCATGACCGGCGCGCAGATTGTTCCCGTCGGTGTCCTTCATTCGGAGCGCTTTACCCGTCTGTCCGGCATTACGGTGCGCTTTGGAAAGCCGATTTTCCCGCCGGAAAAAGAGGGGAATCGAGCCATGTATCAGGAGTTAAGTAATCGTGTGATGCAGCGCATTAAGGAGTTATGTGATGAGCCCGAATAA
- a CDS encoding prephenate dehydrogenase/arogenate dehydrogenase family protein, producing MTAKPTVAIIGLGLIGGSLGQALRRSKRYRVIGFSRRPVTLRNAKRLGAVDQTFTRLDDLHSAQIVVLATPVDRIIPTVKKILPHLRPGTYLTDVGSVKGTLVPSIFRLLKGRSIHWVGGHPLAGSHKTGVKAARSDLFQKATCVLVPATKASLKPILALWNAVGARPLILSARDHDAAVAITSHLPHVLAHALVQLVAAHPDQVLLKKMVAGSFRDVTRIASSDPELWAEIFRANAPQLRRAIQLFRRQLVRLEQTLERPSLRPLLKRSQQFRSPLFHGI from the coding sequence ATGACCGCTAAACCCACAGTCGCAATTATCGGTCTCGGCCTCATTGGAGGTTCGCTCGGCCAGGCGTTGCGGCGCAGCAAGCGCTACCGGGTGATCGGCTTCAGCCGGCGGCCGGTCACGCTCCGGAACGCGAAACGTCTGGGCGCGGTCGACCAGACCTTCACCCGGCTGGACGATCTTCACTCCGCGCAGATCGTTGTCCTGGCGACTCCCGTCGACAGAATTATCCCGACCGTCAAAAAAATTCTCCCGCATCTGCGGCCAGGGACATATCTCACCGATGTGGGAAGCGTCAAAGGCACGCTCGTTCCGTCGATTTTCCGTCTATTGAAGGGACGGTCCATCCATTGGGTGGGCGGACATCCATTAGCCGGATCGCATAAAACAGGCGTAAAGGCCGCTAGAAGCGATTTGTTTCAAAAGGCGACGTGTGTGCTCGTTCCCGCCACGAAAGCCTCTTTAAAACCAATTTTGGCCCTTTGGAACGCGGTTGGCGCGCGGCCTCTCATCCTTTCCGCGCGGGACCACGATGCCGCGGTCGCGATCACGAGCCACTTGCCTCATGTGCTGGCCCATGCGCTGGTTCAATTAGTGGCGGCTCACCCGGACCAGGTCCTTCTGAAAAAAATGGTGGCCGGTTCTTTCCGGGATGTGACCCGTATCGCTTCTTCCGATCCGGAGCTGTGGGCCGAAATCTTCCGGGCCAATGCGCCTCAGCTTCGTCGAGCCATTCAGCTTTTCCGCCGGCAGCTGGTCCGCCTTGAACAAACGCTGGAACGGCCGAGCCTGCGACCGCTTTTAAAACGCTCCCAGCAATTCCGGTCTCCGCTTTTTCATGGAATCTAA
- a CDS encoding addiction module antidote protein: MKKKIQKRPPAVPYEKGLYEDLRNPEEAAGYLNEALKEGDPDGILLAMHDVAKARGMSRIADTIKVHRVSLHKMLRKNGNPGLRTFLMLLSEFDVQLSAASHKPLPRAA; this comes from the coding sequence ATGAAGAAGAAAATACAGAAAAGACCCCCGGCTGTTCCCTATGAAAAAGGACTTTACGAGGATCTTCGCAATCCCGAAGAAGCCGCTGGCTATCTGAATGAAGCCCTGAAAGAGGGAGACCCGGACGGGATCCTTCTGGCTATGCACGATGTCGCCAAAGCGCGCGGTATGTCTCGTATCGCCGACACAATCAAGGTGCACCGCGTCAGTCTTCACAAAATGTTGAGAAAGAACGGCAACCCAGGCTTACGGACATTTCTGATGCTCTTGAGCGAATTCGACGTACAGCTTTCCGCCGCCAGTCACAAGCCTCTCCCACGCGCCGCGTAG
- the purH gene encoding bifunctional phosphoribosylaminoimidazolecarboxamide formyltransferase/IMP cyclohydrolase has protein sequence MSKPQKRVLISVTDKTGIVEFANELRTRGYEIISTGGTAKKLKQAEVPVREVEELTGYPEILDGRVKTLHPKIFGALLAIRGNPRHEKDMAAHDIEAIDMVVVNLYPFEKVVTETVLPEEELLEYIDIGGVTLLRAAGKNFHHVTIVSDPADYAVVLQELADYQDVRLQTKRRLAAKAFAHTARYDAVIASYFRERQKGEDVFPREMTVGLKKVQTLRYGENPHQKAAIYQETGARSAEWGIVTAKKLQGKELSYNNYLDLEAAWSLVSEFQQTACVIVKHNTPCGVALADKPIDAFHLAQACDPMSAFGGIVGFNKVVDGPTAEEMVKIFLECIIAPGYRPEAMEVFKKKENLRLLELPQFITTAAKEFDLRRVSGGLLVQEKDYAQNTTMKTVTKKAPSAEAMASLEFAWRVVKHVKSNAIVLARGQQTIGLGAGQMSRIDALRVAWMKFQQQQPLIVAHPQPLVLASDAFFPFRDCVDEASRMGIAAIVQPGGSIHDEDSIRAADEHGIAMVFTGMRHFRH, from the coding sequence ATGAGTAAACCCCAGAAGCGCGTTTTGATCAGCGTCACCGATAAAACCGGCATCGTTGAGTTCGCCAATGAACTCCGCACCCGGGGCTATGAGATCATCTCCACGGGAGGCACCGCCAAGAAGCTGAAACAGGCGGAAGTGCCTGTGCGCGAGGTGGAGGAACTGACCGGCTATCCGGAAATCCTCGACGGCCGCGTGAAGACGCTCCACCCCAAAATTTTCGGTGCCTTGCTCGCCATCCGCGGCAATCCCCGTCATGAAAAAGACATGGCCGCTCACGATATCGAGGCGATCGATATGGTGGTGGTGAACCTATATCCTTTCGAGAAGGTCGTAACCGAAACGGTCCTTCCCGAAGAAGAGCTTCTGGAATACATCGATATCGGCGGCGTGACGCTGCTGCGGGCCGCGGGAAAAAATTTCCATCACGTGACGATCGTCAGCGATCCGGCGGATTACGCGGTGGTGCTTCAGGAATTGGCGGATTATCAGGACGTCCGCCTGCAGACCAAGCGGCGCCTGGCGGCCAAGGCTTTTGCGCACACCGCGCGCTACGATGCGGTGATTGCCTCCTACTTCCGCGAGCGCCAAAAGGGAGAGGATGTTTTCCCTCGGGAAATGACGGTGGGTCTCAAAAAAGTGCAGACCCTCCGCTACGGGGAAAACCCGCACCAGAAGGCCGCGATTTACCAGGAGACCGGCGCGCGCAGCGCGGAGTGGGGCATTGTTACGGCGAAGAAGCTCCAGGGCAAGGAGCTGTCTTATAACAATTACCTCGATCTGGAAGCGGCCTGGAGCCTGGTCAGCGAGTTTCAGCAGACCGCCTGCGTCATCGTCAAGCACAACACACCCTGCGGCGTGGCGCTGGCCGACAAACCGATCGACGCCTTCCATCTGGCGCAGGCCTGCGATCCGATGAGCGCGTTCGGCGGGATCGTCGGCTTCAACAAAGTCGTGGATGGTCCGACCGCTGAAGAGATGGTGAAAATATTTCTGGAGTGCATCATCGCCCCGGGTTACCGGCCGGAAGCGATGGAAGTCTTTAAGAAAAAAGAAAACCTACGATTACTGGAACTACCGCAGTTCATTACGACCGCCGCGAAAGAATTTGATCTGCGGCGCGTCTCTGGCGGGCTTCTGGTCCAGGAAAAGGATTACGCGCAGAACACGACGATGAAAACCGTGACCAAAAAAGCCCCGAGCGCGGAAGCGATGGCCTCGCTGGAATTCGCGTGGCGGGTGGTCAAGCACGTGAAGTCGAACGCCATCGTGCTGGCGCGCGGCCAGCAGACGATCGGGCTGGGGGCGGGGCAGATGTCCCGCATCGACGCGCTGCGCGTGGCTTGGATGAAGTTTCAGCAGCAGCAGCCACTGATCGTGGCGCATCCGCAGCCGCTGGTGCTGGCGTCCGACGCGTTCTTCCCGTTCCGGGACTGCGTGGATGAGGCGTCGCGGATGGGGATCGCGGCCATTGTGCAGCCGGGCGGATCGATCCATGACGAGGATTCCATCCGCGCGGCCGACGAACACGGCATCGCCATGGTCTTTACCGGCATGCGTCACTTTAGACATTAA